The nucleotide window TCTTCGCCAAGGGACCAGGCACCAACCAGCCCATCTTCTCCAAACCAAATCCACACTCACATTCAAGGTAAATTAGGGGAAATCTCGATTATCGGTCCCCTGTTGATTTGTTGTTGGTTTTCAAAATGAGTGGCTCGACGAGGAAACTCGTCTATGGGTTGCAGGTACAAGGAGTCCGTCAGAGGCGGCGTCGAGGTCGGAGTCGGATTCGTGTGCACGAGTTCATGACAAGACGGGCATCGGAAAacggaagaaaaggagggacCAAGGCAAGGCGCGTCAACCTATCGGGTGTCTTGTTGGTCCGAGTTGCTGGTCGCTGGTCGCGGGAGCACAAATCaactggcggcggcggcgaggttgAACGGCAGACGAGTCGTGGGGAGGATTTGCAAAGGACGACGTCGCCGAAGGGGAGTGCCGGAAAACCGAGTTGCGAATTGGGTCGACGGAGCAGAAGAAAAGGATGAAAGgagtggaggaagagaaagggtAAGTAGGTGTGAGAGTGAGAGAAAGAGTGAGTAAGGCGGACAAGGTTGAGCGCGAGGGTGAGGGGAGAAGTGAACGAATGTGTGAAAGGCGCCCAAAGAGGGTCAAAGGGTTCGTCTCAACACCATACAACTGAATGGAACTAGGGAGTGGacggaaaaagagaagggaacggGGAGATTGGAAGAATGAAACGAGTGGcaggacagcagcagcagcagcaggaccTGAGGTGACGGACTGCCAGACTGTtggtgtgtgtatgtgtgtgtgtgtgtgtgtgtgtgtgctcAGCAGACGGACGGTAAAGACGGTGGTCGCTTCTGCCAGGGTGACAGTGAAGCCTGAATGGAATtgggaggagagaggagCACTCAAGGACTGGAACCGGCTGAAGAGAGAACGGACTGGACTGGCTGCGTGAGAGAGACGGGAGCGTTGGCCCGCTGGCTGGGGGGGGGGCGAAGCGaagcgctgctgctgcgttGCCAAGGGTGCCTAGGTTTCTCTTGGCTGCGTGTGCGATCCCAGGAACGATATTACCTCGAGCCGGGGTGGGAAATGGGGAAGGGGGACAAATGCGACAAAAAGAGGGGACCGTTCAACCACACAAGTCACCCAAGTGAACATCCAAGAGGATCTGGGGTCCGCCAGGTCCGCTAGCCAACCGGGTACCCGCCGGCCCTAGCAGGCGCGGGAGGAGACTTCCCCCCTAACATGAAACGGAGCGCATTGTTGGTCGGCGATGGTTCCTTGATCGCATGCTCCGCTCCGTCGATTCCATGACTACCCTGCCTCTACTGTGAGTGAAACCCTTGCTGACGACTCCCGCGCCGTCCAGCGGCTTCAGACACACCCACCACGAACCAGGTGGGCTTCCAATAATATCCTGGTGGCTTGCGATAGTGCGCGCTATTTCTTCCCGACGAAAAAGCAAAGGCCGTCTAGGCTCTGGGCTCCGAAATGAACAGGTCAAGTAGGTTTGATTTGTGTTTCTCAGTGAGGGCGGAAGAAGAAACGTGAAGGCGTCCGTCTAGATCGGCACTCCGATCTTGATTCTGCATTGACCATGCGCTTTATGCCCGTTCCTCATCGACGCGGCAGTCACGCATGCCAATGTTCTCACCCGAAAAGTGCAcagaaaaggggggaagcAATTGAACTGAAAGCTCTTCGCGtccgggcgggcgggcgggcgggcgttCGCGTTGGATGAGGGTAACATCGGGATATGTGATGGACCAAACCCTGGACAGGTTTTGCTCGATCATCTTCCACTTGAACATTCTCCCTCCCGCGCTTCCCCTCTTTCATCTGTGCCCGCCGTGGAGAGATGGAACTGAAGTGGaacggaagtggaagcagtGCAGACTGGGGCGGGCCCACGATTCtagtgtacatatgtatccttcccttccttccatgcATGCATCGCGCGCAACTGCAAGTTCGCAACTGCACACAAGAACGGGCATGTTAAGTACCAACTCCGTCGGGTTGCTAAGGATGGACGGCTTGGCACTATGGCATGATCATGTTCTCTGTACCACTCACTCGGTCGCACAAGTGGCTTGTTTTGGGTGAGTAGATGCGAAGCTGAGATGTGCACAAATGTATCCGATACTTTCCCTTCGCTGGTTAAAGTTTGCCAAAAGGCGTTCGATGTTGGTGGAGTCTATCGATACTAGCCGGTCTTGTCTGGTTGGCTGCTGCCCAGCGTGTATCAATTGAATTTCGAATTGAATTTGATGCCGCTAGTAGTCGCTGCTGCTCAGTATACACTTATGCTACGGTCCCTTGCCGCTTGGTGGACTGAGTGGATCCAATCCTCGCTGTTCCTGACGAAAGACGGTCGGTGATTGGCTTGTGTAACCCTCTCCCCACCTCTGCAAGGGGAAGCAACAAGGGGAGACATCCTTCTAGGGAAGGCACCGAGCGCGCCGCGCACGCACATTCACTCCTCACCATCACTCGTCCACCATTTCTCTCTCttgtttttcctttccttgtccatgtccaggcctcatcatcacttccctcgccgtcgtcatcttccccatccccaaaaactcccttctccatctagttcccccctccctccctccctccgcACCTTTCGTGGTCTCCTCCACGCGTGCTTGCGCCATTCCGGCCTTCTGGGACTGGCCCTACATACCACCAACGGGACACCACTATCAGGAATCAGTTGAACCGACTGAGCCAACATACACATTCGTTTCGCCATTTCCCAGTACCtcagctacctacctctacctacctagaggccCCCCTGCCTACAAATGCCAGCCGTGTGCCATGGCGGGTAGGATTGTGGGCTTTTCCGCCAATATGGAGGGTTGGTTATCTTGACAtggccaccaacaccacgTCAATCTCCATCGCATGGTCAAAGAATTAGCACTGCCTCGTTTCAATGGAACATTGAGCCTACCCTCCGCACATGGTTCAGGAACGACAGAGCCTCAAGCCCTGCAATCCGTGCCTATCAGGAGAATCCATTACCTATCTCCAAGCAGCATGCGGCATGGCGTGCTCACCATACCTCAAACCCGAATATTGACCTCATAATCTTGCCAAAGGAAAGACTGCCAGCGTGAAACGAGACAAAAGACTTCAGCCAAACCACGAGTGTTTCTTCAAGAGACCCAGGATTCCCAAGGGAAACGAAACGGCGGCGCCAAAAACGGTCCCACCCCCCCATATGGCTCTTCCTCGGTTTTTCTATATTCAGCCTACGTTGTACTCTGTGCCTTGTACGCTCAGCCTGCCATTCTCGCGAGAGGACAGGACTCCCCCCCGTCCAAAATGCTCGAGCCTCTCCTACCCTCGCAGCTTGTCAAAATCTGTCCCTTGTTCTTCATGCGACCGCGACTAGCGGGAAACCACGAGCAAAAGCTGTTGCTGATCTTCAACTGTTCTGGCCGCGTTTGACACACCATGAtaccccttctcccctttTGGCGATAACATCGGAGCAGTTTGCTGTCCAAGAATTACTATCTCGTATCCTTCgccatttttcttttctgttgCATGTTGCAGCGAGCACGATGTTATGTGCCGTTTGCCCCCTGGATCGCCAAAGATTCGTCCGTATTCACACggattaattatactatttggCAACGTGCAACCTGCTCCCATGATATAGGCAAAATATGGCCTAAGAACCATCTTGCTCGATCAGCCGCATATGGTCGTGGTCCGGCGAATGTGTGGGAGCGCTGTCGCGCCACCCCTTGGGTTGTTTCCGCGATTTTTCGTGCTTCATCACCGATTTTTGTGCCGCCTTGTTTGCAAAAGAGAAGACACGCTCAACGAGTCTAACAAGGCTCTTCTCCAGTTATCGTTACCTCGTCCCAACAATCCCCCCGCTCGAGATACTTACACCATTTAGAGTTGGTAGGATCATCATCCCGGAGTGCTGCCATACTCAGCATTTCAAGCATTAGCCACGAGGTAGTTAGTGAGAACGCCGGAGGCTTCTGCGTTCATGTGTATGGGTCACCCATCCAGGCTCACCGGCGAGTGTCTCTGCTCCTACAGCTACTTACCGATTACCTATAAGAACGGGCCATCTGTTGGTTCTCCTTGCCAGTTGCAGGAAAACGACACGTGATGCGCAGCCAAGAGTTGTACTGTGGCCAATGTAACTTCATTATGATATAGTTTATATCTTCAACTGGCCATACCCGGAAATCAAGGTGTTTCGGGAATTCGGGATGATTCCCACGCGAAGAATAGCCCCCAAGTGTCGAATCACCAACGGCAAACCCATGTTGGGATGATTGATTCACCCGTACACTTTCAAGTTCCCGCACGGCCAGTGATGCAGAGCAGTCACATCTTTATCGTTTTGTTCTGTTTGTCAGCCATGGGTGTTGAGCAAGCAAGACACAGAAAAGATTCATTGCAGCAGACGTTGAGGTCTGGACGGTGCAAATCCAGAGAAAAGCCATCACAGGCCGAAAGGGAGATTTGGGCCAGCTGCTATACAGCAtcatttccacttcctttcttcctactttgCTCCACATAATCTCTTCTCCTGTTTACTAGGTACGCCGGGCTTGTTTCGGGGGCACATGACGATTGGGCTATCTTTACGAGCACGTTTGGATACAATAGATATCGTGCAGTCAGCCCCTATCCCGATTTACGAGTGTGACGATCTACACAAAAACCACAACAACGCCTCATCGCCTGGCTGTATCAGTCCCTACTTTCGAGGTCCGAGAAGGTGTGAGACGAGGGAAACTATCATAAACAGATTCATCCGGCATCGTCTATGGATGCTACAGTTGAGGCGAGGATGTCATCCGTTTCGAAAatacaagaaaaagaagaaaaaagtacCCATAACCAGCCTTGCGGTGCTTTCGTCAGGAATAATCTGCATCGATCGGAATGGAATCGAAATATTAAAACATCAGAGTATTACCAGGCGGATTTTGCCGTCTGTTTTGGCTGCTCCATCTTACCTGATACTACTCAATGGCCTTGTGCTTATGCCAACAGACGGCTAATCACGTAGATGTTCTCATAATTTACCTTTTCACACTGGAAACCAGGCTGCGTAAACGGCCCACGGACTTTCACTAGTTTCACTTGCACTTGGAAACCTGGGGCTAATTGCAGGTATGATATAATGTGGCCTACCGCATCCCACGTACGAAGCATCCTCATTCCGGTAGCTCTACGGGTGGTAATCCTCAAGTCTTAATTTTCTGCTACTAAAGTCAAAGCTCTCTAGTTCCACCAACAGGACAAGCGGCCAGGCATTGTAATGCAGTCAAGAGCGAAGAGGCAGACCGGAATCGCGTTGTCAGGGTCGCCAAAACCATGTTGCAGATTTCCGGATGGCTGTCTTGTTGATGAGCTCGGTCACAGTTGCCAAGTTCGTCAAATCTTTTCTAGTCGCTGTTCACCACGCCCCCTACCAGACTACCTCCTAATCTGGCCCGGGAACAGCAGCAGTTGCCGCGATTCTCACAAGACATGCAGTTCGTGGTTGCGCAGATCGAGACACGGTGCCTGCCATCGCCCGAACTGCAACACCGACAACACATACTGAGTTCAGTTGCCCTGTACCGACGATTGATGAGTAGTGGCGGTATCTGAAATCAGGTTTTGTAAGGCGGCAGATCCTCACTCTGTTGCGCAACCCCAGGTTTTCGCGGCCAACAAATACTGGGGTGAAGTCACTACCCGATGTATAAATCACGGCAGCCAGCCAGTCTAGGTTCCGAACTGATCGTCGACTCGTGGCAGCGTCTTGGTACAAACTAGACGCTGCTGGACGGAAGGCTGCCGTACCAGGGCGGGTTTGGTGTTATTCCTGATAACTGATCGTGTATTCGAATCTCAACAAAGAATGCTCAGATCTAAAATGGTAGGCAAGGCAGCCGCCGACACACTGCAAAGCTCATAGTTGCCGGTTCGAGTGGCACAAGAGGATAGAAGTGAAGCGAACCATGAGATTACAATATGGTCCGTTTGTCACATCGGAACCTCAACTGTTATCAAGCTACAAGTTCTTTATCCACCCTATTCAGTTCAGCATGCCAGTTGCCGggactttattatatttgcCATTGCACACTACAATTAAACGCCAGCCTCCATATAAGATTGCGGTGGTAgcgatggaggagatggaggttCCAGCAAATGAACTCCCAGAGCCTGTGCGTACTGAACGTATGCCGGGTCGATCTGAAGCAATTTCACAGCAGCAAAGATTGGCGTGGTGTTGCCCCACGGCGCGATTCagtctataaatttattgcACAACGTCCATCTGATTATCGGCTACCACTGCCCTCTTGCTCGGCTCACATCTTACAAGGTACCGTGCATCTCGGCCGTCTTCACACCACATTGAGTTTGGCGCTGTGTGGCAAAAAGAAAGCATCACCAGCAACTGGGCGAATGAATGCCTGATTACTCGCCCCTTACCAAATTTCCATCCACGATATGAGTGACCCCATGCCTCCAATTTCAGATCGGCTGCTCTTCTCAAATTGACAATGTGATTGATCATCTACCATGTGCTTGGGCCACACACCTGGGGACCATAACGTGGCACAGGGTTGCTGCTATGTCTCAAGCAGAGCAAATCTGGGAGCACCTTGCTTATACCGTCCAAAGCATCAACCGCCCTGTGACGGATTAAGCCGGTATGGGATATGGTCTTGAGACCATTCTTCTGCACGTTCCTCATTTTAGACAGCTGCAATCCGTTGTGGATCAGCGGTCCTGCAGCCACAAACACGGACAACGGCTTGCAAAGGACAATTCCGCTGTTGGCCTGTGTCGGAGCGTAAAGTTGAGTACTAAACTCAGTCCAACAAGGATTGATTTGTCAAAGGAACAGCCCTAAAGAATGGAGAAACAGGCAGCAGAAAGGTTCGCGAATTAAACCACCATAATGAGCGTCATTATGGAAGTGAGCCTCAAACCCCTCACGAGAGAAACAACCAACGGATGATGTCCTGTCGCATTCCGTCCTAGATCTGACTTGCTTGCCTTGCATCAAGATGCGGGAAAGCATAAAGACAGGGGGGTTGAGGTAGTTATCCGAGATCGGGGCATCCAGTTCAGTCATCAATCAGCTGGAGGACTTGTGATGAGATATCCTATGTGATATTGGGGTCTTGTAAGTGACCAGATCAACGGAATCTGGTTTCAGCAGGGCCACAGTCTTATGCTAGCGAAGCCAGCTTCCCAGCGGAAGTTGCCACAAGAAATCCGCTTATAGCTTGGTCAGGCAGTTTCACTAACTCATTCATGGCAGACGTGCTGATTGCCCTACCTCCAAAATTCTGGGGTTTAGCGGCAGAGAAAAGATCTGTTGGTATtccttcccccccttttttgGTCACAACCAGCCGTCCTCATTTCCAGTAAACTAGTTCAGATCACATCACACACGGGTACTCATCTACTAGATCAATATTTGTCTAGGTGGTGTGTTAAGGTAACAGCCCGGGGGTCGTTGGCCGTCTACTGTACCCTCCCAGGGCTCAATGGTACAAGTCAAAGACTGTATTACGCGACATGCGAGGCTCTAAGTCAAGAGTCAGGGCTACATCTACCTTACCGCCCACGCGGCAAGATACACACCATCCGGGTCCGAATCTGGATTGACGCAGAGATGGAATCGTAGACCACATATGCCAGTTACCGACTTGTATGCAGATGAGATCTTCGAGTCATAACAAATTTCGCGGCAAGGTATTTGGCTCCCAATGAGCACTCCCTACCCGATCatccaagtggaaggcaagGTAGCTCCTCCCCGATGCGCACTTCCACGACCAATCTCACTTGGAAATCACACTCCAGGCCGGGTCCCAAAGATACAAACAAGACTGGGCAAGTGCCACGAGCCTGAGGTTTTCAACTGCATCATCCATGTTGGTTTCTTCCACATTTCCTTCAAATATGGGTGGATCGTCATCTCTGTTTTGGGCACTTTCACCGGCCTTTTCTCCTTCCATTCTCATTCGTTCACGCGCCACAAACGGCAAGCCAGCACCAAGTCATCCCCAGACACCGTCCTGGACGCCATTCTTTCCCTGGAATATATTCGTCAGCTTCTGCTCGGTTGTTTTCTTCATTCTCTCTAATTGGGGGTCATTCTCTTGAAATTAGACTCCTTCCGGCCTagcgagaggaagaagaaaagaaaaaaacgtGACGTCGTCCTGGCTCATCTCCACCACTCCTTAGACTCGGTGCTGCTTGCCATCACAGTCGATATCACAAGCTTCCAGGCATTGCTACCGTTGTGCTGGGTCCTTGCCTTACCTCACTAGGTGCCGGATCTGCCTCGCAGGGTTACTAAGTCACGCCGTTGGATTTGTCACCTGAGGTCCCCGGTCCCAATAGTTTGTCGACTTGGAAGGTTACCCTTGACTCGGCTACTTTAGGGAACGCTGCTTAGGCTCCAGAAGAGAACGGATCCGCCCTTGGAAGACCCCACGCGATCGAGATCTGGTTCAGATGCCCAAGTCACGTCACATTAAGGAAGTCTCTCACGGTTCGGTTGGAAAAACATCAGGAAGTTCCGCGTGGTGTTTGGTTAACGGCCAAGCCCCCGATTTACCTCAGCGCTGACAAACCTTTTTCACATCTGCTCATCGATCCCTCTCGTCTCGGAGACTCATCACACCACGCTAGCTTTCTTATTCGCACCCCTTTTCCAGCACACGAAGCATCCCTTGTCCACGCTTGGCTAGGAAAATTGATGTCAGTCACCCGGTCGTTCTTCAGCAGTGTGGACCAAACTAGGGTCAAGGTCGGCCGAGAAGTCGATCATTCACTAGTAGTGAGCTAGTGAAAATTGGGGAAGACGATCGGAGATCGACAATATATATCGAACAGTAATACCGATATCTGGAGAAAGGTTAGGTTGTGATCGGATATCGGAGACTTGTGATTAGGTTCGAGTAAGGTAAGTGGACGAGTTGGAAAGAAATAAACGCCAAAAGTCGGAGATCGGAGAAAGGGGATATCGGTCGAAGAGCTGGGTATATAAACTAAGGACCAGAACGGACGACATACGTCAAGAGATATCTCCTGTTCGGCCATTCACTTGTTTTCGGGACACAGAcaacaagcaagcaagcaagcaagcaaggaaacaaacaaacaaacaaacaaacaaactgCCAGCAAGAACAACACAATGGGTGTCAACAAAATCACTCACGTTGCGGGTACCGGGCCACAACCAGAAGCTGGCCAGACCGTGGTTATCGAGTATACTGGTTGGCTGAAGGACTCGAGCCAGGCCGATGGAAAGGGAGCCGAGTATGTTCTTTTCCCCATTGAAAAATCTTGCCTTACCACACACGTCTCCGGTTGTTGGTCAGTTTTGATAACACTATATCCAGATTCGACAGCTCGATCGGTCGTGGGGATTTTGTCACGCAAATCGGGGTTGGGAGACTCATCAGAGGTATATGCCCACCATCGGTCCACTTTTTTCATATATCGGAGACTTTATGCTGACGTGC belongs to Neurospora crassa OR74A linkage group IV, whole genome shotgun sequence and includes:
- the fkr-3 gene encoding peptidyl-prolyl cis-trans isomerase fkr-3; amino-acid sequence: MGVNKITHVAGTGPQPEAGQTVVIEYTGWLKDSSQADGKGAEFDSSIGRGDFVTQIGVGRLIRGWDEAVLKMKVGEKATLDISSDYGYGERGFHGHIPPNADLIFDVYLKGLQ